The Streptomyces sp. NBC_01276 genome includes the window GCCGTCGTCGATGAGGACCTCCTCGGCGCCGAGGTCCTTCAGCAGCGGCGCGTGGGCGGGGTTGCGGGTGGTCGCGAGTACTCTCGCGCCGTGGACGACGGCGAGGTTGACGGCGGCCTGGCCGAGGGAGGACGTCGCTCCGCGCACCAGGACCCGCTCGCCCGGGCGCAGGCCGAGGTTGCCGAACAGCCCGTGCCACGCCGTCGCGTAGACCTCGGGAACCGCCGCCAGCTCGGCCCATCCCAGTGACGAGTTCACCGCTGCCACGTTGGTGGCCGGTACCGTGACCAGCTCGGCGTAGCTGCCGTTGCGGGTGCGGCCCATGCCGCCGAGGAGGGCCACGACCCGGGTTCCGGGGGCGAGGCGGCCCGAGGGATCGGCCTCGACCGATCCCGCGCACTCGATCCCCGGGACGGCCGCGACATCGCCCCAGGCACCCGCGCGCATGTATGCCTCGGCGTGGTTGATGCCGAACGCCCTGACCCGGATCAGCACCTCTCCCTGTGCGGGCACGGGGTCGGGCAGGTCGGTGATGTGCAGGACCTCGGGGGCGCCGTAGGCGGATATGACGATGGCCTTCATTGAGCGGGCTCCGTTCTTGAATGGTCATTCATCTATTGGGGCCGAAAAAGAGCCACCGCATGCGGTGGCCCCGGGTGGAGCTGTCAGACGAGGACGGCGAAGGCGTTGTCGACGATGGCGCGCAGTACCGCCCCGTCGGGGTTCGCCTTCCCTACGACCATGAGCCCCTGGCACGTCGCGACCAGCAGCCGGGCGCTGCCGCCCGGGTCCACCGAGGCGCGCACCTCGCCGGCGTCGCGAGCGTTGCGGAGGGCCGTGGCCATGCACTGCTCCAGGCGGGCCAGATGGCCGCGCACGACGGCGGCGGCCTCGTCGTCCTCGGCCGCGTTCTCGATCGCGGTGTTCACCAGCAGGCACCCCCGCCGGCCCTCCGGACTGAGCAGGTCGCTCACCAATCCGTCGAAATAGCCGCGCAGCTCGGCCAGGGAGGCGCCGGGCGCCGCCAGCTCGCCGAGCTTCTGAGGAACGACCAACGCGGAATAGCGCTCCAGCGACTTCAGGAACAGCGTGCGCTTGCCGCCGGGGAACGCGCTGTAGAGACTGCCGGGTTTCACCCCGGTCGCCTTCACGAGGTCCTCGATCGAGGTGGCCCGGTAGCCCTGCCACCAGAAACGCAGCATGGCCTGGTCCAGCACGGCGTCGGGCTCGAACTCGCGGGGTCGGGGCATGGCACAAAAATACATGAGCGACCATTCAAGAACAAGGGCGACGCCTCGCTCCCGCACGTGTCGCGGTCTCCGGCCGGGCGGACGGTCTGCGGGCGCCCGGACCACGGACGGGGGCTTGCCGGCCTCGGTCACCAACCCTGCATCAGCCGGCATCGGTTGGAGCTCGGCGGCCTTGCGGACGGAGCGGTCGTGCCGGTGCCCGTCCCGCAGCCCCGGTCGCCACCCCCGCCACCTGGACCTACGCTGGCCGTAGGGGAGGCGGCCATGGGCCGCCCTTTCGAGAGCACCGTGTCGCCGATGGCTCAGTCACCATCGCGCTCGCCGGCCGTTTCGCCCCCTCCCACGACGGTTGACGGTAGTGAACCATGCCGGCACTCTCCGCTGCTTCCGTGCGACCAGGGAGTCGCAATGACAAGACTTTCCCGTACGCGCCGTCGCGCCATCGCCATTGCGGCAACGCTGATGGCCGCAGGAATGATGCTGGGGGCGGGCGGGGCGGCCTCCGCCGCCGTCCCGGCCGGCCTTCCCGCCGAGGTCAGCCCCGCCGACCAGGCGGCCCTCCTGAGCGATACCAACGCGATACGCCAGACGGAAGGCGCCCCGCCCATGGCCTGGGACGCGGCTCTCGCCTCAGGCGCGCAGGCATGGGCCGACAACCCCGCCTCCCACGCCGGTGGGCTCGCGCACGACAAGGGCTTCAACAACGGAGCCGAGAACATGTCGGGCGCCGGACCGTCCCAGGCCGTCTCCCAGTGGGCCGGGGAGAAGGCCGCCTACGACGCGGCCGGCCCGAACTGGAACACCGACGACCCCAGCTACAGGAACTGGGGCCACTACTGGAACATGGTCCAGAAGAACTACTCGAAGATGGGATGCGGTGCCGCAGCCGGCGTGACCGTCTGCCGCTACGCCTGACCGGACCTGTACATGCCGCGAGGGGCGCTCTCCACCTGCCGCAACCGCCGTCCGTCCGGGCCGAGCTCCATCAAGAAGACCTCTCCCTCCTCGAACTCCGGCCTGCCCGTCTCCGTTGTCACCGGCTCCGCGTACGGTCTGCGCATGGTTGACCAGAGATCCCCGTCCCACTCGCTGCACGACTTCGCGACCTGGGAGCCCGTGCTGCGTCTCATGCTGACCGGCGACACGCAGAGGCGTGCCGCCCTGCCCGCCCGTGTGGCGGGACGGATCAGCCAGTACGGCTGGAGCCTCGCCCACCGGGGGGCCATGCCGACGGCGACGCGGATCGCGGTGGAGGGCATACAGAAGGCGCTCGGGCGCGGCGGGGTCCAGGAGAGGGAGATCGCCTTCAGGGCAGAGGTCCAGCCGGACGGAAGCACCGTGCTCGGCCTGGTCTGGCCCAGCCCGGCCGTGGAACCTGCCGTCGGCTACCCGGACCTGGGCGTACTCGTCCTGGTCGAGAGCGCCCTTCCCGAGCCATGGCGCCGGCTGCCCGCTCCGGCACCCGGGGCGCCGGCTGCTTCGGCAGACCTGGAACTGCTGGAGCGGACGCTCCGCGAGCGCCTGCCCGACGCCATCGGCGCGACGGAGGCGGAGATCGCCGCCACCGAAGCCCGCCTGGGAGTCACGCTGACGGACGAGTTCAAGGTGCTCTACCGGGTGACACGGGCGCGTTGGGAGGACTGGGACCACGAGTACCAGGACCAAGCCGACACGGCGGTCGGCTGCGAACTGGCCGCCATGGAGCACCTGTACAGCGTGGACGCCGAGGCCCGGCACCCGGGCTGGGACCTCGGGGCGACGCAGGCACCGTGCACCCCGCCCGATGCCGCGGTGCAGGCTCTGGCCGGCTCACCGGGCTGGATCGGCTTCGGAAGCAACGGTGGCGACGAGTACGCGGTCGACCTGACACCCGGCCCCGGCGGGCACACCGGGCAGATCATCCTCGTCGACCACGAGCAGAGCATCGGCGCCGAACTCGTCGCCGACTCCCTCACCGACTTCATCCTGGGCCGGACGAGGCAGGAAGGCCCTGCCCTCCGCACGGATGAGCCGCCGTCGGCGGCCACGGTCGGGGCGGGAGGCCTGGCAACCGTCCGGGCCGCCGCCCACCCTGACCTGGAAGTCCTGTCCATAGGCATGCCGGACGGCCCGCCGTTCAGCCTCGCCCCGCTCACCGGTCTGCCCCGGCTGCGGACCCTCTCCGCCTCCCCCGGCGCGCTGGCCGACCCCCTGGAGCTCACCGGAGTCACCGGCCTTGAGTTCCTGGAACTCGGTGCGCAGGAATGGCGCGTGCTCCTCGACGCCGGAGCCGTCCCGCGCAGTCTGAAGGCCGCGGCCATCGCGGTGCGGGATCAGGACCATCTCCCCGTCGTGGCCATCGCCAACGACCTCCTCGCCCTGTGGGACCGGCCCCGGATCGTCGAGACGATCCTCAAGGGGGATCTCGGCCCCGCGACATGACCAGCGGGCCACAAGGGTCCGGGTGAGCGACCTGGGCCTGCTCTGCAATGACCGGTCAGGAACGTCCGTCACCGGGATCCGGCTGCGACGGGCCCGTCGCTCGGCCAGACGGGTGGCCATGTACACAGCAGAAACGATCAAGCCTATGCCAGAGGCATACGCCGCGCACTTACCGTGGAACGGTGATTCCGCACTCGCCGGAAAGGCCGGCGGGACAAGAGAGCGGAGCGAGCCATGAGCGCGAACACGGGGCTGCCCAACGGTGTTGTAGTGGTCAGTCCCCCTGAGGGTTCACCCTGTCCGCCGAAGACCCTGGGCCTGTGGCGGCACTACAACTGCGGGGGCGAGGCATACGGAATCGGGGCCGGCCACCCGGTGGACCTCAAGCTCCTGCCCCTTCCCAACGGCGGCAGCATGCACAAGAACGTCTCGTCGTGGGTCAACAACACGGACAGCAACGCGAAGCTGATCAGCAAGAACGGCACGCTCACGCGCATCCTGAGGGCCGGCGACAAGCTCGAAGAGCCGAAGGAGCACAACGACACGGTGGAACGGGTCGAGTGGGAGCTCTGACTCCGGCCGGCTGACGTGTTGGGGTGGGCATCCGCAGCGGCGCCCGCCCCGCATCCGGCTGATCCGATGCGGATGAAACGGCAGGCAGCGCAGGCCCGGCCGAACCTCGACCCACTTCGCACACGTGAGCTCGTACGAGGAGTTCCTGACCGTGTTCGGCCAACCTGATCGCATGCACGAGAACGAGGCGTACGGCGACCTCATGAGCTACGAGACCTACTACTGGGGCGCTCGGAAGCATGTGACGTGGGACGTCTGGGAGAACCGGGTGGGCTTCATCAACCTGGGCGACTTCGAGGGGAACAACGGCCCCTGACAGCACACCTCGGTGCCGGAGGTCAACGGTTGCCGGAGCTCAGTCCCGGTACGCCGCTGTCGCGGTCTCGATGAAGGACCGGATCAACGGGTTGACGTCACCTTTGTTCCACACCGCCACCACTCGGCTCGGCGCCATGTCGATCAGCGGCACCACGGCCAGCTCCGCGTGCAGGTCGTCCCCGAGCGGGGCCAGGCCGACCGTGCCGTTCCACAGCACGGCCTGCAGGCATTCCCGGACGGTGCGTACCACCGGGCCCTCGCGCGACATGCCGCCGTTCCAGTAGGACTGCCAGACGGGGTCGGTCCCCTGCGGGAACTGGAACCAGCGGCGGTCGTTCAGGTCGGCCGGCCGTAGTCGGTCGTGCCGGGCCAGCGGATCGTCGGCGCGCAGGACCACCCCGACCGGATCCGCCCGCAGCTCACGCACCGTCAGGGCGGTCTCGTCGAACGGCGCCCGGGTCAGGGCGACATCGACCAGCCCGGTGCGCAGACCGCAGGTCGGGTCGGTCAGGTCGGTGTCGCGGATGCGGATGTCGATGCCGGGGTGGCGCCGGCGGTAGGCGGCCGCCAGCCTGAGTGCTGCCGGGTCGGTGCCGTCACCCAGGATGCCGACCGTGAGGGACGCGACGCCGGCCGCCGAGCTCACGCGCAGGCGGACGCGGTCGGCATGGTCGAGCAGTGCCCGCGCCTCGTCGAGCAGCACCGTACCGACCGGGGTGAGCCTGACGCCGGCGGCCGATCGCGCGAACAGCAGGGCCCCGACGTCGGCCTCCAACTGCTTGATCGCCCGGCTCAACGGCGGCTGGCTCATGTGCAGTCGGGTGGCCGCCCGGCCGAAGTGGAGTTCCTCGGCGACGGCCACGAAGTAGCGCAGGGTCCGTAGCTCCACGCTGCAACGATACCCACGGGATATCGGCGTTGCGGAACGGGTCTTGGACAGGCGTGGGGCCTTGGCCGTGCACTGGTGGGCATGACCGAAGAAACAAGGACCAGCGAACCGCAGGCCGGCCCCGCCGTATCGGTGGTCGGTCCCGGCGACGGCGAGACCATCCTCCTGGGCCCCACGCGCATGCGCATCCTTGAGGACGGCAGCCGTACCGGGCACCGCCTCGCGATCGCCGAGTCCGTTCTCGCCCCGCACACCCAGGGACCGCCGCAGCACCGTCATGCCGGCCACGACGAGGGCTTCTACGTCCTCTCCGGCACCGTGCGGTTCACCGTCGGGGACGAGGACCACGACGCTTCCACGGGCACGCTCGTGATCGTTCCGCCCGGCACCCCGCACACCTTCTCCAACCCGACCGACCGCCCCGCCGTCATGCTCAGCACGTTCACCCCGGATCTGTACGTGCAGTACTTCCGAGACCTTCAGGAGGTGCTTGCCACCGGCCGGCCGATGACGCCGCAGGCCGGCATGGACGCGATGGGCCGCTACGCGACCGAGCCCGCGACCGACTCCCCCTGAAGCCGACGGGAGGACCCGGCCGCGCTCCTCCCCCGACCGGCAGGCCGGGGCGCTCCTCCCGTCCCTCGGCGGCAGGGCCGGCCCGTCCGGGCACCGCCGGGCCTTCGCCCGGGGCTCCCCGGACCTTTCCGCCCATCAACGCAATCGACGCAATGAGCGCAATGGACGGGCTCCCGGGGAACCGGTGGCCCAGGAACGGGAATCATGAACACCGCCTATTGGATCGTCGCGGGACTGCTCGCCCTCTTCTACCTCTACGCGGGCTCGATGAAGGTGATCCGCAGCCGTGACCGACTCCGACCGATGATGGCCTGGGTCGACCGCGTGCCCCCGGCCGCCGTCAGGACGCTGGGGGCGGTCGAGATACTCGGTGCCTCCGGGCTGGTCCTGCCGCCGCTGACCGGCATCGCTCCCTGGTCGGCGTCGGCCGCGGCCATCGGGTTCGTACTCCTGCAGACGGGTGCGGTCGCCGTCCACCTGACCGGCGAAGACCGCTCGATCACACTCAACGTCGGGCTCATCGCCACGGCGGCCGTGACCATCTGGCTGGCCACCGCGCTGTGAGCGAGCACCGCCTCGACCGGTGGACCCGATCGGGAGCCGGCCCGTTGGACATTCTTCGGGCCGGAATCTGGACGACCTACCTGTAATCGCAAGAGGAACGCCAGCCACCCCGCGACCGAAGGTCGGCCCCGTGCGCGACGGCATGGAGCACCACGATCAGCGACGACGCGCCCGGCCGCTCACGGGGTGAGGTCCAGGATCCGGACGGGTCCTGCTCGGCCGGGGTCCGCGCGTACCCGTACCCGTACCCGCTGCGCGGTCGGGGCCGGTTCGGCCGCATCCGGTCGGAGAGCCACCGCACGTGGCCGGTCAGCGCTGGGCGGGGCCCGTCTGCTCGGCGTTCTCCAGCGTCTCGGCCAGGACCCGCCAGATCTCGGCGGCGAGGTCCATGTTCGAGGCGCGGCGGGCCTCCTCCCCCAGTTCCTTCAGCCGGGCGCGCCCCTCCTGCCGGCGGCCCTCGACGATCAGGAGCAGGCTGTCGAGCGTCTGCAGCCGGATCCGGTCGCGGTAGGTGAGCCGCAGGCTGTCGAAGTCGAGCCGGTCGTGGACGGCGCGGGCGTCCGCGTAGCGGCCCTCCTCGAACGCGAGGTGCGCCTGGAGCACCAGCAGTTCCTGTTGCTGGACCGGCGTGCCGATGATCGAGAGCGCCACCTCGGCCTGCGTCAGGCACGTGCGCGCCTTCCCGGTGAGGGCGGGCCTGGACTGCAGGTACAGCGAGGCCGCGGCGAGTCTCAGCCGGGCCCACAGAACGGGGTCGACGCGGCTGTCGAGCGCCTGCACGGCCTGCGCCAGGTAGGCGTGGACGGCCTCGTCGTCCCCTTGGCGGGAGCAGACGGTGGCCGCCGACCACAGGGCCTCGGCGCGCAGCGCGTCCGTCCCGCCCGCCACGAGTTCGACCAGTTCCTCGGCGTGTGACCGGGCCTCGGTCAGGCGGCCGGCCTCCGCCTCGGCCGACACCAGCGCCAGCAGGGCGGTCCCGGTGTCGGGGACGGAGAGGCCGGCGTCCCTGGCGACGCGGTACGCGCCCTCGGCGAGTTCGAGTGCGCGGGCCACCTGGCCCACCGAGCGCAGGCACCGGGCGAGCTGGGTGCCGGATCTGCACCGCAGCGCGGGGAGCGCGAGGTCATCGGCCACCTCGGCCAGCTCTTCCAGACACTCCTGTTCCTCGGCGCGCTCGCCCTGGCGGGCCCGGTACCGGGCGATCACCCACAGGGCCTGCCAGCGCAGCAGCGGGTCCTCCTCCGCCCCGGCGGTCGCGAGTACGTCGATGAGTTCCTCGACGGACTCGTCGCTGTCGGAGGAGGCGGCGATGCTCAGCGCCCGTGTCAGCGAGCTCCCGACGGAGACGGTGGCCGTGCCGGGCAGGGCGTCGAAGGCCAGGCGGTCCACGCCGAGCTGTTTGGCAAGGTGGGTGATCACGCGCTCGGTGGGGCGGCGCGCGCCCGACTCCAGGCGGGAGAGGTACCCCGTGGAGATCTCCTCGCCGGCCAGGGAGGCCTGGGAAAGGCCACGTTGCAGCCTCAAGGCCTTGAGGCGCGCGCCGAAGGACGACCCGTCTGTCATATGAGCCCTGCCATCAATTCTCGGAACCACAACCCTGTATCGCGCCCCCGACGCTCTGGTGCGCAGCGTAGCCCCCTCACCGCCCCTTGGCAAAGGTTTGCCTGACCTCTGGCACTGCACCTCCATCGAGGCTTGGCAATTTTTGGCAAGTTGACTTGCCGCAGGGACAGGGGCGATCTAGGTTGACCGGCGAGGCCGAACCGCTTCGAGCGGATGTCGAGCCGCCACCTCCACACTCTTCGATCCCGTGGCGCGGGATCCTCCGTTCGGAGCCGTTCATGCGCAGAAGCATCCCCGTCGCCTGCACCGCAGTGCCGCTCTCCGCAGCAGCCGCGGCCACCCTCACCCGCGGCGGCGGGGCCGGCGTCATCGGCCGGGTCTGACGGCACATGGCCAAGATGCACGCAGACGAAGCGGAGACCGACGAGGGCCTCGTCCGGCGGCTGCTGCGCGGACAGTTTCCCCGGTGGGCCGAGCTGCCGGTACGGCGCCTGGAGTCCGGTGGCACGGTCAACGCGATCTACCGCGTCGGCCCCGGGCTGACCGTCAGGCTGCCGCTCACCGCGGGCGGCGCCGGAACACTCGAACGGGAAGCCCACTGGCTGCCGCGGCTGGCGCCCCTGGTGCCCGTCCCGGTCCCGGAGGTCGCCGGGCTGGGCCGGGCCGCCGAGGGCTACCCGTGGGGGTGGGCCGTCCATCGGTGGATCGACGGCGAGGTGCTCGTCGAGGGCCGTACGGACGACCCCGGGCGGCTGGCCCGCGACCTCGCGGCGTTCGTCACGGCGCTGCGCGGGGCGGAGCTCGGCGCGGGGCCGCCGGCGCACCGGGGAAGACCCCTGGCCGCCGCCGACGCGGACACCCGTGCCGCGATCGAGGAACTGCGGCGCACGGACGAGCCGTTCGACGCCGGCGCGGCCCTCGCCGCGTGGGAGGAATCACTCGCCGCCCCCGGGTGGACGGGGGAGCCGCGGTGGATCCACTCGGACCTCATGCCGAGCAACCTGCTGGGCGCCGACGGCCGGCTGGCCGCCGTGATCGACTTCGGGACCGCCGGCCTCGGCGACCCCGCCGTCGACCTGATCCCGGCGTGGAACCTGCTGCCGGCCGCCGCGCGGCGGGTCTTCCGCGAGGCCGTGGACACCGACGACGCCACCTGGGCCCGCGGCCGCGGGTGGGCGCTGTCCATGGCCGTCATCCAACTGCCCTACTACCGCGGGACGAACCCGGTCATCTCCGCGAACGCCCGCTATGTGATCCGTCAGGTCCTGGGGGGCTGAGGCCGTGTCAGAGGGAGGGGGGCTCCTTGGGCGGCGGCAGGACTTCGGCGTTGGTCTCGCCGTACATGGCGACGGCGCCGAGGCCCCCTCCACGGAGCATCTGGTTGCCACATCGGGCAAGTTTGATTGCCAAGAATATTGACCGGCTAGGCAACATCCGTCACTCTTCCTGAACAGAGCTGCTCTACCGAGCCGCGTCGTCCTGATGGAGGTGTCCAGTGTGAAGATGCATGCCGACGAAGTGGACATCGACGAGGGGCTCGTGGAACGGCTGGTCGCGGCGCAGTTCCCGCAGTGGGCCGGGCTGCCGGTACGGGCGGTGCGTTCGGCCGGCACGGACCACGCCATGTACCGGCTGGGCGAGGACATGACCGTACGCCTGCCCCGCGTCCCCGATGCCGCGGGGCAGGTCGGCACCGAGCAGCGATGGCTGCCGCACCTCGCACCCCACCTGCCCCTGGACGTGCCCGTGCCGCTCGGGCACGGGGCGCCGGGCGAGGGGTACGCGTTCGCCTGGTCGGTGTACCGGTGGCTCGACGGGGAGAACCTCCACGACCGGCCCCTCGCCGAACGCGGACTCCACGACGCGGCCGCCGCACTGGGCCGCTTCCTCGCGGCGCTCCACCGCGTCGACACCACCGGGGCTCCGCGGTCGTTCCGCGGCGGTCGGGTGGACACCGCCGACGACGAGGTCCGCGCGGCGATCCGGGACCTGGGCGCCGACGGCACGCTCGACGCCGGGGCGGCTGCCTCGGCGTGGGAGGCGGCCGTACGCGCACCACAGTGGCGGGGCGCGCCCGTCTGGCTGCACGGCGACCTGTTGCCGGGAAACCTGCTGGGCCACCGGGGCCGGCTCACGTCGGTCATCGACTTCGGGCTCGTGGGCGTCGGTGACCCCGCCTGCGACATGATGGCGGCCTGGACCCTGCTGACCGCCGACACCCGCGAGGTGTTCCGCGAGGCGGTGGGCGTGGACGACGCGACGTGGGCGCGGGGGCGGGGCTGGGCCCTGCGCTTCGGGCTCACCGCGGAGCACCACTACCGCGGTCTCAACCCCGCCCTGGCGGCCGTCGGCCACCGCGCGGCGGCCGAGGCCGTCGCCGATCACCACCGCCCCTGACGTTCCCCTCCCCCACCGGTCGTCATTGATTTCTTTGAAATCA containing:
- a CDS encoding zinc-binding dehydrogenase; translation: MKAIVISAYGAPEVLHITDLPDPVPAQGEVLIRVRAFGINHAEAYMRAGAWGDVAAVPGIECAGSVEADPSGRLAPGTRVVALLGGMGRTRNGSYAELVTVPATNVAAVNSSLGWAELAAVPEVYATAWHGLFGNLGLRPGERVLVRGATSSLGQAAVNLAVVHGARVLATTRNPAHAPLLKDLGAEEVLIDDGHLAAQVDRGSHDAVDAVFDLVGNNVLRDSLATVRPRGRVCQLGFLGGFEPVRDFNPITDLPTGVQLSFFGSAFVLGSPEFPLADVPFDEIYAKVESGALSARPVRIFRFEEIVEAHRIMEAGEALGKMTVTVG
- a CDS encoding aminoglycoside phosphotransferase family protein → MHADEVDIDEGLVERLVAAQFPQWAGLPVRAVRSAGTDHAMYRLGEDMTVRLPRVPDAAGQVGTEQRWLPHLAPHLPLDVPVPLGHGAPGEGYAFAWSVYRWLDGENLHDRPLAERGLHDAAAALGRFLAALHRVDTTGAPRSFRGGRVDTADDEVRAAIRDLGADGTLDAGAAASAWEAAVRAPQWRGAPVWLHGDLLPGNLLGHRGRLTSVIDFGLVGVGDPACDMMAAWTLLTADTREVFREAVGVDDATWARGRGWALRFGLTAEHHYRGLNPALAAVGHRAAAEAVADHHRP
- a CDS encoding peptidase inhibitor family I36 protein, whose translation is MSANTGLPNGVVVVSPPEGSPCPPKTLGLWRHYNCGGEAYGIGAGHPVDLKLLPLPNGGSMHKNVSSWVNNTDSNAKLISKNGTLTRILRAGDKLEEPKEHNDTVERVEWEL
- a CDS encoding aminoglycoside phosphotransferase family protein; this encodes MHADEAETDEGLVRRLLRGQFPRWAELPVRRLESGGTVNAIYRVGPGLTVRLPLTAGGAGTLEREAHWLPRLAPLVPVPVPEVAGLGRAAEGYPWGWAVHRWIDGEVLVEGRTDDPGRLARDLAAFVTALRGAELGAGPPAHRGRPLAAADADTRAAIEELRRTDEPFDAGAALAAWEESLAAPGWTGEPRWIHSDLMPSNLLGADGRLAAVIDFGTAGLGDPAVDLIPAWNLLPAAARRVFREAVDTDDATWARGRGWALSMAVIQLPYYRGTNPVISANARYVIRQVLGG
- a CDS encoding SMI1/KNR4 family protein, with translation MVDQRSPSHSLHDFATWEPVLRLMLTGDTQRRAALPARVAGRISQYGWSLAHRGAMPTATRIAVEGIQKALGRGGVQEREIAFRAEVQPDGSTVLGLVWPSPAVEPAVGYPDLGVLVLVESALPEPWRRLPAPAPGAPAASADLELLERTLRERLPDAIGATEAEIAATEARLGVTLTDEFKVLYRVTRARWEDWDHEYQDQADTAVGCELAAMEHLYSVDAEARHPGWDLGATQAPCTPPDAAVQALAGSPGWIGFGSNGGDEYAVDLTPGPGGHTGQIILVDHEQSIGAELVADSLTDFILGRTRQEGPALRTDEPPSAATVGAGGLATVRAAAHPDLEVLSIGMPDGPPFSLAPLTGLPRLRTLSASPGALADPLELTGVTGLEFLELGAQEWRVLLDAGAVPRSLKAAAIAVRDQDHLPVVAIANDLLALWDRPRIVETILKGDLGPAT
- a CDS encoding TetR/AcrR family transcriptional regulator; this translates as MPRPREFEPDAVLDQAMLRFWWQGYRATSIEDLVKATGVKPGSLYSAFPGGKRTLFLKSLERYSALVVPQKLGELAAPGASLAELRGYFDGLVSDLLSPEGRRGCLLVNTAIENAAEDDEAAAVVRGHLARLEQCMATALRNARDAGEVRASVDPGGSARLLVATCQGLMVVGKANPDGAVLRAIVDNAFAVLV
- a CDS encoding helix-turn-helix domain-containing protein — translated: MTDGSSFGARLKALRLQRGLSQASLAGEEISTGYLSRLESGARRPTERVITHLAKQLGVDRLAFDALPGTATVSVGSSLTRALSIAASSDSDESVEELIDVLATAGAEEDPLLRWQALWVIARYRARQGERAEEQECLEELAEVADDLALPALRCRSGTQLARCLRSVGQVARALELAEGAYRVARDAGLSVPDTGTALLALVSAEAEAGRLTEARSHAEELVELVAGGTDALRAEALWSAATVCSRQGDDEAVHAYLAQAVQALDSRVDPVLWARLRLAAASLYLQSRPALTGKARTCLTQAEVALSIIGTPVQQQELLVLQAHLAFEEGRYADARAVHDRLDFDSLRLTYRDRIRLQTLDSLLLIVEGRRQEGRARLKELGEEARRASNMDLAAEIWRVLAETLENAEQTGPAQR
- a CDS encoding DoxX family protein, whose translation is MNTAYWIVAGLLALFYLYAGSMKVIRSRDRLRPMMAWVDRVPPAAVRTLGAVEILGASGLVLPPLTGIAPWSASAAAIGFVLLQTGAVAVHLTGEDRSITLNVGLIATAAVTIWLATAL
- a CDS encoding LysR substrate-binding domain-containing protein yields the protein MELRTLRYFVAVAEELHFGRAATRLHMSQPPLSRAIKQLEADVGALLFARSAAGVRLTPVGTVLLDEARALLDHADRVRLRVSSAAGVASLTVGILGDGTDPAALRLAAAYRRRHPGIDIRIRDTDLTDPTCGLRTGLVDVALTRAPFDETALTVRELRADPVGVVLRADDPLARHDRLRPADLNDRRWFQFPQGTDPVWQSYWNGGMSREGPVVRTVRECLQAVLWNGTVGLAPLGDDLHAELAVVPLIDMAPSRVVAVWNKGDVNPLIRSFIETATAAYRD
- a CDS encoding cupin domain-containing protein, with product MTEETRTSEPQAGPAVSVVGPGDGETILLGPTRMRILEDGSRTGHRLAIAESVLAPHTQGPPQHRHAGHDEGFYVLSGTVRFTVGDEDHDASTGTLVIVPPGTPHTFSNPTDRPAVMLSTFTPDLYVQYFRDLQEVLATGRPMTPQAGMDAMGRYATEPATDSP
- a CDS encoding CAP domain-containing protein, which gives rise to MTRLSRTRRRAIAIAATLMAAGMMLGAGGAASAAVPAGLPAEVSPADQAALLSDTNAIRQTEGAPPMAWDAALASGAQAWADNPASHAGGLAHDKGFNNGAENMSGAGPSQAVSQWAGEKAAYDAAGPNWNTDDPSYRNWGHYWNMVQKNYSKMGCGAAAGVTVCRYA